The following coding sequences lie in one Niabella agricola genomic window:
- a CDS encoding ComEC/Rec2 family competence protein, whose product MLSSADLFLARAPFLKLLLPFAGGILLYMYRPVPVVGCAMGFLVSAAMVLLFRTIRGYRRLQLQWVEALLIAAVFVFLGMLITAAKDVRARGNWFQHQYRPGMYLHVTLLEQPVEKKRSYKAEAGVRHLLTHAGAETVSGRIILYFKKEPGIKRLRAGTQLIFSRKPQEIRNPGNPGAFDYKRYAFMNGITHQVYLTQKDIAVPVMQKESGVWLWLYRLRASILGILKKYIHGAKELGLAEALLIGYRDDLDKDLLQSYSDTGVVHVIAVSGMHLGLIYWLLDFLLSPLRKRRQTRWLHPVLVLGILWVFSLLAGAAASIVRAAVMFTCLLLGKQMGRSASVYNTLAASAFLLLCYNPYWLWDIGFQLSYAAVLSIVVFYKPLYHLITINNRLLDAVWQLCAVSIAAQVLTTPLSVYHFHQFPVYFLITNLLVVPVSSVVLIGELVLVLIAPVTPLAVFTGRILEGIIWWMNRMVETLSWYPFALWKGLVINIPQVLMLYIFITGAAVVCIQKQKQGLWAAALALCVIMGIRMVSFSRAMQQKQIIVYNIPRGAAVSFIRGRDQLLYADSLAIADPAVSRNVLQPAAVSYRLRSPETIETICKNDRLFFDGRPVLLVRTPLEDTVYGIADLVILSGNPRLYISDLLQRVQPRQIVIDGAVPGWKARRWQQDCDSLGIPCHQVLEKGAFVMSL is encoded by the coding sequence ATGTTATCTTCTGCTGACCTGTTCCTGGCCCGGGCGCCGTTCTTAAAATTATTGCTTCCGTTTGCCGGTGGCATTCTGTTGTATATGTATCGACCGGTGCCCGTGGTGGGCTGCGCGATGGGTTTCCTGGTATCCGCTGCAATGGTCCTGCTGTTCCGCACAATTCGGGGATACCGGCGGTTACAGCTGCAATGGGTAGAAGCATTGCTGATAGCGGCCGTCTTTGTTTTCCTGGGTATGCTGATCACAGCTGCAAAAGATGTGCGGGCACGTGGCAACTGGTTTCAGCACCAGTACCGGCCTGGCATGTATTTGCATGTTACCCTCCTGGAACAACCGGTTGAAAAAAAACGTTCTTATAAAGCGGAAGCCGGAGTCCGGCACCTGCTCACCCATGCCGGTGCGGAAACGGTTAGCGGACGGATCATTCTATATTTTAAAAAAGAGCCGGGAATAAAGCGGCTCAGGGCTGGTACTCAGCTGATTTTTAGCAGGAAGCCGCAAGAGATCAGGAACCCGGGAAATCCCGGAGCCTTCGATTACAAACGCTATGCCTTCATGAACGGGATCACACACCAGGTGTATCTTACTCAAAAAGACATAGCGGTACCGGTTATGCAAAAGGAATCCGGTGTCTGGCTCTGGTTGTACCGGCTACGGGCATCCATCCTGGGTATTTTAAAAAAGTATATACATGGTGCAAAGGAACTGGGGCTGGCAGAGGCTTTGTTAATCGGGTATCGCGATGACCTCGACAAGGATCTGCTGCAATCTTACAGCGATACAGGTGTGGTGCATGTGATCGCTGTCTCCGGTATGCATCTGGGATTGATCTACTGGCTGCTCGATTTTTTATTAAGTCCATTGCGGAAAAGGCGGCAAACACGTTGGCTGCATCCGGTTCTCGTATTGGGGATCCTGTGGGTTTTTAGTTTGCTGGCAGGTGCGGCCGCTTCCATCGTACGGGCTGCGGTGATGTTTACCTGCCTGTTGCTGGGAAAACAAATGGGACGCAGCGCTTCTGTTTATAATACGCTGGCTGCCTCGGCTTTTTTACTACTTTGTTACAATCCTTACTGGTTGTGGGATATAGGATTCCAGCTTTCCTATGCCGCGGTGCTGAGTATTGTTGTTTTTTACAAGCCCCTGTATCACCTTATTACGATCAATAACCGGTTGCTGGATGCGGTATGGCAACTCTGTGCCGTGAGTATCGCTGCCCAGGTTCTGACTACTCCGTTGAGCGTCTACCATTTCCACCAGTTCCCGGTTTATTTTCTGATCACCAACCTGCTGGTGGTACCGGTATCCAGTGTAGTGCTGATCGGCGAACTGGTATTGGTACTGATCGCCCCTGTTACTCCGCTTGCCGTTTTTACCGGCCGCATACTGGAGGGCATCATCTGGTGGATGAATCGTATGGTTGAAACGCTGAGCTGGTATCCCTTTGCACTGTGGAAAGGGTTGGTTATAAATATACCGCAGGTACTGATGCTCTATATTTTTATAACAGGCGCTGCGGTGGTCTGTATACAAAAACAAAAGCAAGGTTTATGGGCAGCAGCACTGGCACTATGTGTAATCATGGGGATCCGGATGGTTTCCTTTTCCAGGGCAATGCAGCAGAAACAGATCATCGTTTATAATATTCCCCGTGGAGCTGCTGTGAGTTTTATCAGGGGAAGGGATCAGCTGTTGTATGCCGACTCCCTGGCTATAGCGGATCCTGCAGTCAGCAGAAATGTGCTGCAACCCGCGGCGGTCAGCTATCGGCTTCGGTCTCCGGAAACGATCGAAACGATCTGCAAAAACGACCGTTTGTTCTTTGACGGACGGCCGGTGTTGCTCGTCAGGACGCCGTTGGAGGATACGGTTTACGGGATCGCAGATCTGGTGATCCTCAGCGGGAATCCACGTTTGTATATTTCGGATCTGTTGCAAAGGGTACAGCCCCGGCAGATAGTAATCGATGGTGCGGTGCCAGGCTGGAAGGCGCGTCGCTGGCAGCAAGACTGCGACTCGCTGGGGATTCCCTGCCATCAGGTTTTGGAGAAAGGAGCTTTTGTAATGAGCCTTTGA
- a CDS encoding AraC family transcriptional regulator produces the protein MQVPPSDILKPFIRHYLFLDINGAEAEQWLRFFPDGSSSLVLTFGARLYRPAGTETSMLPEAFLYGARSTYEEVLVRDVVRIVAIVFRPDGLYRLLGIPALQLKDRILLPDTALGTRIQQLYDRLYTSGIATWSDILNHFWSTYAMPNRSDGIVTAALCYIHNNAGIISSGQLTRLLGYSERQVERKFLFETGNTPSAYAGILRIHRFLKYLEQHPNESLTRLAYNARYADQSHLIKAFRKVTGLTPTGYLNADHKLARNFIGSVAGNSGA, from the coding sequence ATGCAGGTACCTCCTTCCGATATATTAAAACCTTTTATCAGGCATTACCTGTTCCTGGATATTAACGGAGCCGAGGCGGAGCAATGGTTGCGTTTTTTCCCGGACGGGAGCAGTTCGCTGGTCCTTACGTTTGGTGCCAGGTTGTACCGGCCGGCTGGTACCGAAACAAGCATGCTGCCGGAAGCATTCCTGTACGGAGCCCGTTCTACGTATGAAGAGGTACTGGTAAGGGACGTAGTGCGGATCGTCGCCATAGTTTTTCGGCCTGACGGGCTTTACCGGTTGTTGGGAATACCGGCATTGCAGCTGAAAGATCGCATTTTGCTACCGGATACAGCTTTAGGCACCCGGATTCAGCAACTGTACGACCGGCTGTATACGTCTGGTATTGCTACCTGGTCCGACATCCTCAATCACTTTTGGAGCACGTATGCAATGCCGAATCGAAGTGACGGTATTGTAACTGCAGCGCTTTGCTATATCCATAATAATGCCGGCATTATTTCCTCTGGACAGCTTACCCGCTTGCTTGGTTATTCTGAACGGCAGGTGGAACGTAAATTCCTTTTTGAAACGGGTAACACTCCTTCGGCTTATGCGGGTATTCTGCGCATACACCGGTTTTTAAAATACCTGGAACAACATCCTAACGAGTCGCTTACCCGACTGGCGTATAATGCCCGGTATGCCGATCAATCGCACCTGATCAAAGCTTTCCGGAAGGTTACGGGGCTTACACCAACGGGGTATCTGAACGCAGATCATAAACTGGCCCGTAATTTTATAGGATCGGTAGCCGGCAATAGCGGGGCCTGA
- the purH gene encoding bifunctional phosphoribosylaminoimidazolecarboxamide formyltransferase/IMP cyclohydrolase: protein MNKKIQSALISVFYKDGLEPIVKELSRLGITIYSTGGTQKFIEEMGIQVVPVEQLTTYPSILGGRVKTLHPSVFGGILGRRDLESDVAEMAEYKIPEIDLVIVDLYPFEETLASTNEEKLIIEKIDIGGPSMIRAAAKNFKDVVVVAAKKDYAGLEELLKTQNGETSIEQRKSFAAKAFEIVAHYDVAISAYFNGNNGEYFLQSVNSPKAMRYGENPHQSGTFYGNLDALFNQLNGKELSYNNLVDVDAAVQLIHEFPQGGEVVFAIIKHTNVCGVAARNTVSEAWKEALAGDPESAFGGVLVTNGTVDEATANAINEIFFEVLIAPAFDEAALNILKSKKNRILLQLKSQTSNLKSQSKSVLNGVLIQEQDKGSYAEWKEAGGRETTAAEKADLEFANIIGKHLKSNAIALVKNKQLVGKGAGQTSRIDALRHAIEKARQFGFDLKGAVLASDAFFPFNDCVQIGHQAGIEAFIQPGGSIRDKDSIEYAQQNNLAMVITGMRHFKH from the coding sequence ATGAACAAAAAGATACAATCTGCACTCATTTCCGTTTTTTATAAGGATGGCCTGGAACCCATTGTAAAGGAATTGTCCCGTCTGGGCATTACCATCTATTCTACCGGCGGTACCCAAAAATTTATTGAAGAGATGGGTATACAGGTGGTTCCCGTGGAGCAGCTCACTACCTATCCCTCCATACTCGGCGGACGCGTGAAAACCCTGCACCCATCCGTGTTTGGAGGTATTTTGGGTAGAAGAGACCTGGAATCGGATGTAGCAGAAATGGCAGAATACAAGATCCCCGAAATCGACCTGGTAATTGTAGACCTGTATCCTTTTGAAGAAACCCTGGCAAGCACCAACGAAGAAAAGCTGATCATCGAAAAGATCGATATCGGTGGTCCCTCCATGATCCGTGCAGCGGCCAAGAACTTTAAGGACGTAGTAGTGGTAGCGGCTAAAAAAGATTATGCCGGCCTGGAAGAACTGCTGAAAACGCAAAACGGTGAAACCTCCATTGAGCAACGCAAATCCTTTGCTGCAAAGGCGTTTGAGATCGTAGCGCATTATGATGTGGCCATTTCCGCTTATTTTAACGGAAACAACGGTGAATACTTTTTACAATCTGTAAACAGTCCCAAAGCTATGCGCTATGGCGAAAACCCGCACCAGTCGGGTACCTTCTATGGCAACCTGGACGCGCTGTTTAACCAGCTGAACGGTAAGGAACTTTCCTATAACAACCTGGTGGATGTGGATGCCGCAGTGCAGCTGATCCATGAGTTTCCGCAAGGCGGAGAGGTGGTATTTGCCATTATTAAACATACCAATGTTTGCGGCGTAGCAGCAAGGAACACGGTAAGCGAAGCCTGGAAGGAGGCACTGGCCGGAGATCCGGAAAGCGCTTTTGGCGGCGTGCTGGTAACCAATGGTACGGTAGATGAAGCAACTGCCAATGCCATCAACGAGATTTTTTTTGAAGTACTGATCGCACCTGCATTTGATGAAGCCGCGCTGAATATCCTAAAGTCTAAAAAGAACCGGATCCTGTTACAGCTCAAATCTCAAACCTCAAATCTCAAATCTCAATCCAAATCCGTTCTCAACGGCGTGCTTATCCAGGAACAGGACAAAGGCAGCTACGCGGAATGGAAAGAAGCCGGAGGCCGCGAAACCACCGCAGCAGAAAAAGCAGACCTGGAATTTGCCAATATCATCGGCAAGCACTTAAAATCAAATGCCATTGCATTGGTAAAAAACAAGCAATTGGTGGGCAAGGGCGCCGGTCAAACAAGCCGTATCGATGCCCTGCGTCATGCCATTGAAAAAGCAAGGCAATTTGGTTTTGATCTGAAAGGCGCGGTACTGGCAAGCGATGCATTCTTCCCGTTTAATGATTGTGTGCAGATTGGCCACCAGGCAGGTATTGAAGCGTTCATTCAACCCGGCGGATCGATCCGCGACAAGGACTCTATTGAATATGCGCAGCAAAATAACCTGGCGATGGTGATCACCGGTATGCGGCATTTCAAGCACTAA
- a CDS encoding HPF/RaiA family ribosome-associated protein: MEIRLNTDNNFTASEAFFEKVSAELTRKLHRFSEYVTTAEVFFGDENSGKTGTHDKRCTIEVRPRNLHPEAVTHFADTVDHAFNGAVDKIRNLLDSRIGKLQNKG, from the coding sequence ATGGAAATACGGTTGAATACGGATAATAATTTCACGGCCTCCGAAGCTTTTTTTGAAAAAGTAAGCGCCGAGCTGACCAGAAAACTGCATCGTTTTAGCGAATATGTCACCACCGCTGAAGTGTTTTTTGGAGATGAAAACAGTGGTAAAACCGGTACCCATGATAAGCGCTGCACCATTGAAGTGCGCCCCCGAAACCTGCACCCCGAAGCCGTAACGCATTTTGCCGATACCGTAGATCATGCCTTCAACGGAGCTGTGGATAAAATAAGAAATTTGCTGGACAGTCGCATCGGGAAATTGCAAAATAAGGGGTAA
- a CDS encoding ribonucleoside-diphosphate reductase subunit alpha — protein MERLWWKNEESEQILNRGYLLNGETVEKAIDRVCTAAAQRLYKPELKEAFKEMVENGWMSFSSPIWANMGTERGLPISCFNVHMPDNIEGITHKLGEVIMQTKIGGGTSAYFGSLRGRGSAVTDNGKSSGAVSFMRLFDTAMDTISQGGVRRGAFAAYLDIDHPDIGEFLNIKDIGHPIQNLFNAVCVPDYWMQEMIDGDIAKREIWARVLESRQQKGLPYIFYTDNVNKNKPQVYKDHNLTINGSNLCSEIMLPSTEDESFICCLSSLNLELYDEWKDTDAIKLAVFFLDAVLQEFIAKTEGNHYLANANRFAKRHRALGLGVLGWHSYLQRNMIAFESMKAKQLTHSIFAELHEKTEKATMELARIYGEPELLKGYGRRNTTVMAIAPTTSSSAILGQSSPGIEPFVSNYYKAGLSKGNFIRKNKYLKALLEEKGMDTEDVWRSIMLNHGSVQHLEGLTEHEKDVFKTFREISQLEIIQQASIRQKFVDQGQSLNLNIPPGLPVKEVNKLLIEAWKLGVKTLYYQRSQSVSKELVNTLTVCSSCES, from the coding sequence ATGGAAAGGCTTTGGTGGAAAAATGAAGAAAGCGAACAGATCCTGAACCGGGGATACCTGTTAAACGGAGAAACAGTAGAAAAAGCAATCGACCGTGTGTGTACCGCTGCCGCCCAGCGTCTGTACAAACCGGAACTGAAAGAAGCCTTTAAAGAAATGGTGGAGAATGGCTGGATGAGCTTCAGCTCGCCGATATGGGCCAATATGGGTACCGAAAGAGGATTGCCCATCTCCTGTTTTAATGTACATATGCCGGATAATATTGAAGGCATTACTCACAAGCTGGGTGAAGTGATCATGCAAACCAAGATCGGCGGCGGAACTTCGGCATATTTTGGCTCCCTGCGCGGAAGGGGCAGTGCGGTTACGGATAACGGGAAGAGCAGTGGTGCGGTAAGCTTTATGCGCCTGTTTGATACAGCGATGGACACCATTTCTCAAGGGGGGGTACGCCGGGGTGCCTTTGCGGCTTACCTCGATATTGATCATCCGGATATTGGCGAGTTTTTGAATATTAAAGATATCGGGCACCCCATCCAGAATTTATTCAATGCCGTGTGCGTACCGGACTACTGGATGCAGGAAATGATCGATGGCGATATTGCAAAAAGAGAAATATGGGCACGGGTGCTGGAAAGCCGTCAACAGAAAGGATTGCCGTATATTTTTTATACGGATAATGTGAACAAGAACAAGCCCCAGGTATATAAAGACCATAACCTGACCATTAACGGAAGTAACCTTTGTTCGGAGATCATGCTGCCTTCTACAGAAGATGAATCGTTTATCTGCTGTTTATCTTCTCTGAACCTGGAGTTGTATGATGAATGGAAAGATACGGATGCCATTAAGCTGGCCGTATTCTTCCTGGATGCCGTGTTGCAGGAGTTCATTGCAAAAACAGAAGGAAACCATTACCTGGCCAATGCCAACCGCTTTGCAAAACGGCACCGGGCATTGGGACTGGGTGTTTTGGGATGGCATTCATACTTACAGCGCAATATGATTGCATTTGAAAGCATGAAGGCCAAGCAGCTCACACATTCCATCTTCGCCGAGCTGCATGAAAAAACAGAAAAGGCCACGATGGAACTGGCCCGCATTTATGGCGAACCGGAATTGCTGAAAGGATATGGCCGCCGCAATACCACGGTGATGGCGATTGCGCCGACTACTTCCTCGTCTGCCATCCTGGGGCAATCTTCACCGGGTATTGAGCCCTTCGTTAGCAACTATTACAAAGCAGGTTTATCAAAAGGAAACTTTATCCGCAAAAACAAATACCTGAAAGCTTTGCTGGAAGAAAAGGGAATGGACACAGAAGACGTGTGGCGCAGCATCATGCTGAACCATGGCAGTGTTCAGCACCTGGAAGGGTTGACGGAGCATGAAAAAGATGTATTCAAAACTTTCCGTGAAATCAGCCAGCTGGAGATCATTCAGCAGGCTTCCATCCGTCAGAAATTTGTTGACCAGGGACAGAGCCTGAACCTGAACATTCCTCCGGGACTGCCCGTAAAGGAAGTAAACAAATTGCTGATCGAAGCCTGGAAGCTGGGCGTAAAAACCCTGTACTACCAGCGTAGTCAGAGTGTTTCAAAAGAACTGGTGAATACACTAACGGTGTGCAGCAGTTGCGAATCGTAA
- a CDS encoding ribonucleotide-diphosphate reductase subunit beta — MGLFDKRVNYKPFEYPEVLKFTEAINKSFWVHSEVDFTADVQDFHSHLNTAQRNAIKNSLLAIAQIEVAVKSFWGNLYNHMPKPELNGLGSTFAECEFRHSEAYSRLLEVLGYNDEFSKLIEEPVIAERIKYLSEALKDAKSADPKEYTLSLILFAILIENVSLFSQFAIILSFTRFRGLMKNVSNIIAWTSVDEQIHANAGVYLINKIRDEYPELIDEAMEYRIMALVRDSIEVEGRIIDWIFSEGEIDTINKTNLLNFMKFRVDESFEKLGFSKQFNVSLEEYRPMQWFEEEVFANSLDDFFAKRPVEYTKHDKSITYNDLF; from the coding sequence ATGGGCTTATTTGATAAACGCGTAAACTATAAACCTTTTGAGTACCCGGAGGTTTTAAAGTTTACAGAAGCAATTAATAAATCATTTTGGGTGCACTCGGAGGTAGATTTTACAGCAGATGTGCAGGATTTTCACAGTCACCTGAACACCGCACAACGGAATGCCATTAAGAATAGCCTGCTGGCCATCGCACAGATCGAGGTGGCGGTAAAATCGTTCTGGGGTAATTTATATAATCATATGCCCAAACCGGAGCTGAACGGCCTTGGCAGCACTTTTGCAGAATGCGAATTCCGGCATTCTGAAGCCTACTCCCGCCTGCTGGAAGTGCTGGGTTATAATGATGAGTTTTCCAAACTGATCGAAGAACCGGTAATTGCAGAACGTATTAAATATCTTTCAGAAGCGTTAAAGGATGCCAAATCTGCAGATCCTAAAGAGTACACGCTGTCACTGATCCTTTTTGCGATCCTGATTGAAAATGTATCCCTTTTCAGTCAATTTGCAATCATTCTCTCGTTCACCCGCTTCCGCGGATTGATGAAGAACGTAAGTAATATTATTGCCTGGACTTCGGTGGATGAACAGATCCATGCGAATGCGGGTGTATACCTGATCAATAAGATCCGTGACGAGTATCCCGAACTGATCGACGAAGCCATGGAATACCGCATTATGGCCCTGGTGCGGGATTCGATTGAAGTGGAAGGCCGCATCATCGACTGGATCTTCTCCGAAGGGGAGATCGACACGATCAACAAAACCAACCTGCTGAACTTTATGAAGTTCCGGGTTGATGAGAGCTTTGAAAAATTGGGTTTTTCCAAACAATTCAATGTTTCACTGGAGGAATACCGGCCAATGCAATGGTTTGAAGAAGAGGTTTTTGCTAACAGCCTGGATGATTTCTTTGCAAAACGGCCGGTGGAATATACCAAGCACGATAAGAGTATTACATATAACGACCTGTTTTAG
- the fabF gene encoding beta-ketoacyl-ACP synthase II: MKRVVVTGLGALTPIGNNVNDFWQALINGVSGAAPITKFDASKFKTRFACELKNFDPLTYIEKAEARRYDLYTQYALISVAEAVQSAGISFETLNRDRIGVIWGSGNGGIQTFQQQVMEFAQGDGTPRFNPFFIPKMIVDIASGVISIKYGLRGINFTTVSACATSNTAIIDAFNYIKWGKADMIVTGGSEAAINETGVGGFNAAKALSTNNEEAATASRPFDITRDGFVIGEGAGAIILEEWEHAKRRGAPIIAEIVGGGMAGDAYHLTGTHPEGDGARLGMLAALEDAGITPGEIDYLNTHATSTQQGDLSELKAAARVFGTESKLNISATKSMTGHLLGAAGAVEAIACIKAVEKNVIPPTINSKEIEPAFKDIFDLTLHKAQEKEVRYAMSNTFGFGGHIATSVFKKYEG; this comes from the coding sequence ATGAAACGTGTAGTTGTAACAGGACTGGGTGCATTAACCCCAATTGGCAATAATGTAAATGATTTCTGGCAGGCCCTGATCAACGGTGTTAGTGGTGCGGCGCCCATTACAAAGTTTGATGCTTCCAAATTCAAGACCCGCTTTGCCTGCGAACTCAAAAATTTTGATCCGCTTACCTATATCGAAAAGGCGGAGGCCCGGCGTTATGACCTGTACACCCAGTATGCGCTGATCAGTGTGGCGGAAGCCGTGCAAAGCGCAGGCATCTCTTTTGAGACCTTGAACCGTGATCGCATCGGCGTGATCTGGGGCTCGGGCAACGGGGGGATACAAACGTTTCAGCAACAGGTGATGGAATTTGCACAAGGCGACGGCACGCCCCGGTTCAACCCGTTCTTTATTCCCAAAATGATCGTGGATATAGCCTCCGGTGTCATCTCTATTAAATATGGCTTGCGGGGGATCAATTTTACCACTGTTTCCGCCTGCGCCACTTCTAATACGGCCATTATCGACGCATTTAACTATATCAAATGGGGCAAGGCCGATATGATCGTTACCGGTGGTTCTGAAGCGGCCATCAATGAAACCGGAGTGGGCGGGTTTAACGCCGCAAAAGCACTTTCTACCAACAACGAAGAAGCGGCGACCGCTTCCCGGCCCTTTGATATAACCAGGGATGGATTTGTGATTGGGGAAGGAGCCGGTGCCATCATCCTGGAAGAATGGGAACATGCCAAACGCAGGGGCGCACCCATTATTGCCGAAATTGTGGGCGGTGGTATGGCCGGCGATGCCTATCACCTTACAGGAACCCATCCGGAAGGCGATGGTGCCCGTTTGGGTATGCTGGCCGCGCTGGAAGATGCAGGTATTACACCCGGCGAGATCGACTATTTGAACACACATGCCACCTCCACGCAACAGGGAGATTTAAGCGAGTTAAAGGCCGCAGCGCGCGTATTTGGTACAGAAAGCAAGCTAAATATCAGCGCCACCAAATCAATGACCGGACATTTATTGGGAGCCGCGGGGGCAGTTGAAGCGATCGCCTGTATCAAGGCTGTTGAAAAAAATGTGATACCACCCACGATCAATTCAAAAGAAATTGAGCCGGCGTTCAAAGATATATTTGACCTTACCTTACACAAGGCACAGGAAAAGGAGGTGCGTTATGCCATGAGCAATACGTTTGGATTTGGCGGACATATTGCTACTTCTGTGTTTAAGAAGTATGAGGGTTAA
- a CDS encoding TetR/AcrR family transcriptional regulator, with amino-acid sequence MSTRSEIIRIGDALLRERGFNAFSFSDISHRLHIKNASIHYHFPTKTALGLAIIAEYEKRFAQLRQDLKNQPVMEKLEAFFNVYIAAKEENKICLVGALATDFYTVDAEMQEALGKMVQQVLNWLISILEEGKVQGIFFFELPVRTKALMITTNMIAALQLTRVTGKKDFKEIKQTLINELIHKQ; translated from the coding sequence ATGAGTACGCGGTCGGAGATCATACGCATCGGGGACGCCCTTTTAAGGGAGCGGGGCTTCAATGCCTTTAGTTTTTCAGACATTTCACACCGGCTGCATATTAAAAACGCCTCTATTCATTATCATTTTCCGACAAAAACAGCGTTGGGACTGGCAATTATCGCCGAATATGAGAAACGGTTTGCCCAGCTCCGGCAGGATTTGAAGAACCAGCCGGTGATGGAAAAGCTGGAAGCGTTTTTTAATGTGTATATTGCTGCAAAAGAAGAAAATAAGATCTGCCTGGTAGGTGCTTTGGCTACTGATTTTTATACGGTAGATGCCGAAATGCAAGAAGCGCTCGGCAAAATGGTGCAACAGGTACTAAACTGGCTGATCTCCATACTGGAGGAAGGAAAAGTGCAGGGAATCTTTTTTTTCGAGCTTCCGGTGCGGACAAAAGCATTAATGATTACCACCAATATGATTGCGGCACTGCAGTTGACGCGGGTTACCGGAAAAAAAGATTTTAAAGAAATAAAACAGACATTAATAAACGAATTAATACATAAACAATGA
- a CDS encoding nitrilase family protein: MDGLKIATAQFENKSGDKAYNLSVIASLSRKAAEAGAQVIAFHECSITGYTFARHLSREALTAIAEPIPEGESTHRLQQIAMDNDIIILAGLFEKDAQDRLYKAYVCVDKNGLLAKYRKLHPFINPHLLPGDAYCVFEILGWKCGVLICYDNNIVENVRATRLLGAEIIFMPHVTMCTPSTRPGAGFVDPQLWENREKDPTSLRLEFDGMKGRDWLMKWLPARAYDNAAYVIFSNPIGMDDDQLKNGCSMIIDPYGDVVAECRFFENGFVIAKLYKEHLRKAGGHRYINARRPELYKDILGKAHTSNQQVVWLNKDEMSGP, translated from the coding sequence ATGGATGGATTGAAGATTGCTACGGCTCAGTTTGAAAACAAAAGCGGCGATAAAGCCTATAATCTTTCGGTGATCGCATCGCTTTCCCGCAAGGCGGCGGAGGCGGGAGCACAGGTGATCGCTTTTCACGAGTGCTCCATTACCGGTTATACTTTTGCACGGCATCTTTCCCGCGAAGCACTTACGGCCATTGCCGAGCCGATTCCGGAAGGGGAAAGCACACATCGTTTGCAACAAATTGCCATGGATAATGATATCATCATCCTGGCAGGATTGTTTGAGAAAGATGCGCAGGACCGGTTGTATAAAGCCTATGTATGCGTAGATAAAAACGGGCTATTGGCAAAATACCGTAAGCTGCATCCGTTTATCAATCCGCACTTATTGCCCGGCGATGCATATTGTGTATTTGAGATCCTGGGCTGGAAATGCGGCGTCCTGATCTGCTATGATAACAATATTGTTGAAAATGTACGGGCAACCCGGTTACTGGGGGCCGAGATTATTTTTATGCCGCATGTAACGATGTGCACACCCTCCACCCGGCCGGGTGCCGGTTTTGTAGATCCGCAGTTATGGGAGAACCGTGAAAAAGATCCCACCTCCCTGCGACTGGAATTTGACGGGATGAAAGGGCGCGACTGGCTGATGAAGTGGCTGCCGGCAAGAGCTTACGACAATGCGGCTTATGTGATTTTTTCAAATCCGATCGGTATGGACGACGATCAGCTGAAGAACGGCTGTTCCATGATCATTGATCCCTATGGCGATGTAGTGGCCGAATGCCGTTTTTTTGAAAATGGTTTTGTAATTGCCAAATTGTATAAAGAGCATTTGCGGAAAGCCGGAGGCCATCGCTATATCAACGCACGAAGACCGGAACTGTACAAAGACATCCTGGGCAAAGCCCATACTTCAAACCAGCAGGTGGTTTGGCTGAACAAAGATGAAATGTCCGGGCCCTGA